A stretch of Acropora muricata isolate sample 2 chromosome 7, ASM3666990v1, whole genome shotgun sequence DNA encodes these proteins:
- the LOC136923269 gene encoding uncharacterized protein isoform X1, with translation MVYCEVCEVKVQEGGNYCYNCGAGVESFENDPEREIIERYFHLGYKYDVIINLLRSKHDICMNVRTLKRRLVKYRLSRNETWRSEEEVKNIIKEEMQGSGCLSGYRKMWHLLKLKYNIHVPRNMVAQILHDIDPEASSLRKKKKLKRRHYLSHGPNQCWHIDGYDKLKPFGFPIHAGVDGYSRKVLWVELERSNNLPEITARYYLECVKEHGFCPLQTRTDCGTENGIIAAMQCYFRSEDNAPHSGESAHIYGTSTSNQRVENWWSHYWKSSSSWWIQFFKDLVDSGQVDITNETHKECLWFCFHGILQQALDEMKLYWNTHHIRPSRHDTVGGVPDVLFQLPEESGAFDCSVPASKDKILDMEIKCAYEEEENVFQEYFHYVIEEEGLQYPSNHEEALCLFSQLINIAQ, from the exons ATGGTTTACTGTGAAGTTTGTGAAGTGAAAGTGCAAGAGGGTGGAAACTACTGCTATAACTGTGGGGCCGGAGTGGAATCATTTGAGAATG ACCCCGAAAGGGAGATTATTGAACGATATTTCCATCTCGGGTACAAGTATGATGTGATCATCAATCTTTTGAGAAGTAAGCATGATATATGCATGAATGTACGAACACTGAAAAGGAGGCTTGTGAAATACAGATTATCAAGAAATGAGACTTGGAGAAGTGAGGAAGAAGTAAAGAACATAATCAAGGAGGAAATGCAAGGGTCTGGTTGCCTGTCAGGTTACAGGAAAATGTGGCATTTGCTTAAATTAAAGTACAATATTCACGTCCCACGTAACATGGTTGCACAAATCTTGCATGATATTGATCCTGAGGCAAGTagtttgagaaagaaaaagaagctcAAACGACGGCACTATCTATCCCATGGGCCAAATCAATGCTGGCACATCGATG GTTATGACAAGCTCAAACCATTTGGATTTCCAATTCATGCAGGTGTGGATGGGTACAGCAGAAAGGTTCTATGGGTTGAGTTAGAAAGGTCAAACAATCTCCCTGAAATTACTGCAAGGTATTACTTAGAATGTGTTAAGGAGCATGGTTTCTGCCCCTTACAAACCAGGACAGATTGTGGTACTGAAAATGGCATTATAGCTGCCATGCAGTGTTACTTTCGATCAGAAGACAATGCACCGCACTCTGGGGAGTCTGCCCATATCTATGGAACATCAACTAGCAATCAAAGAGTAGAGAACTGGTGGTCTCACTATTGGAAGTCCTCTTCAAGTTGGTGGATTCAGTTTTTTAAAGACCTGGTAGATAGTGGGCAGGTTGATATTACAAATGAAACCCATAAAGAATGTTTGTGGTTCTGTTTTCATGGTATTTTGCAGCAGGCACTAGATGAGATGAAACTATACTGGAATACACATCACATTAGACCATCTAGGCATGACACAGTTGGAGGAGTTCCTGATGTGTTGTTTCAACTTCCTGAAGAATCAGGTGCTTTCGACTGCTCTGTACCTGCTTccaaagacaaaattttagaCATGGAAATTAAATGTGCctacgaagaagaagaaaatgtctTTCAGGAATATTTTCATTATGTGATAGAAGAAGAGGGGCTTCAGTATCCATCAAACCATGAAGAAGcactttgtttattttctcaacTCATAAATATtgcacaataa
- the LOC136923269 gene encoding uncharacterized protein isoform X2 yields the protein MNVRTLKRRLVKYRLSRNETWRSEEEVKNIIKEEMQGSGCLSGYRKMWHLLKLKYNIHVPRNMVAQILHDIDPEASSLRKKKKLKRRHYLSHGPNQCWHIDGYDKLKPFGFPIHAGVDGYSRKVLWVELERSNNLPEITARYYLECVKEHGFCPLQTRTDCGTENGIIAAMQCYFRSEDNAPHSGESAHIYGTSTSNQRVENWWSHYWKSSSSWWIQFFKDLVDSGQVDITNETHKECLWFCFHGILQQALDEMKLYWNTHHIRPSRHDTVGGVPDVLFQLPEESGAFDCSVPASKDKILDMEIKCAYEEEENVFQEYFHYVIEEEGLQYPSNHEEALCLFSQLINIAQ from the exons ATGAATGTACGAACACTGAAAAGGAGGCTTGTGAAATACAGATTATCAAGAAATGAGACTTGGAGAAGTGAGGAAGAAGTAAAGAACATAATCAAGGAGGAAATGCAAGGGTCTGGTTGCCTGTCAGGTTACAGGAAAATGTGGCATTTGCTTAAATTAAAGTACAATATTCACGTCCCACGTAACATGGTTGCACAAATCTTGCATGATATTGATCCTGAGGCAAGTagtttgagaaagaaaaagaagctcAAACGACGGCACTATCTATCCCATGGGCCAAATCAATGCTGGCACATCGATG GTTATGACAAGCTCAAACCATTTGGATTTCCAATTCATGCAGGTGTGGATGGGTACAGCAGAAAGGTTCTATGGGTTGAGTTAGAAAGGTCAAACAATCTCCCTGAAATTACTGCAAGGTATTACTTAGAATGTGTTAAGGAGCATGGTTTCTGCCCCTTACAAACCAGGACAGATTGTGGTACTGAAAATGGCATTATAGCTGCCATGCAGTGTTACTTTCGATCAGAAGACAATGCACCGCACTCTGGGGAGTCTGCCCATATCTATGGAACATCAACTAGCAATCAAAGAGTAGAGAACTGGTGGTCTCACTATTGGAAGTCCTCTTCAAGTTGGTGGATTCAGTTTTTTAAAGACCTGGTAGATAGTGGGCAGGTTGATATTACAAATGAAACCCATAAAGAATGTTTGTGGTTCTGTTTTCATGGTATTTTGCAGCAGGCACTAGATGAGATGAAACTATACTGGAATACACATCACATTAGACCATCTAGGCATGACACAGTTGGAGGAGTTCCTGATGTGTTGTTTCAACTTCCTGAAGAATCAGGTGCTTTCGACTGCTCTGTACCTGCTTccaaagacaaaattttagaCATGGAAATTAAATGTGCctacgaagaagaagaaaatgtctTTCAGGAATATTTTCATTATGTGATAGAAGAAGAGGGGCTTCAGTATCCATCAAACCATGAAGAAGcactttgtttattttctcaacTCATAAATATtgcacaataa
- the LOC136923268 gene encoding uncharacterized protein, with product MVFCQACGTKAIQNGKFCHSCGMELNGTPVPGDVKSLSFDDYKKKKEDERRSKFKKANTKDTKRPAAQKSTNEVAKVQVGLVTSSPDSDHLKKMKGRTIPVLIDTRADASTLLHTAVEKHGRHFKQFSKHFDYVLLYPDMSVVQNLPASNTPFTVEKYKRDLLKPYSKMYFWLCAKDDFESANNVTSSDSEDDMLTKHAFEASYNSSNVACDVPVLTPPEVAIRSTCPDLLNKASTSSTSYHQCPTCLELFPQSEIEVHADACAEAWVDPIGDLDEVDDAPPNEVEPIEDATGTLREPLDINLETLRNEVSNLRRLCQCELTNRVSIRRRLIFQDYMDTRKKKWFKPKAMLKVTYVGEPAVDDGGPKREFFTEIFGHIRRTLFSDDGVPNADMRALANDEFKAVGELMACSLIQGGPAPCFLSVNVYDYLIDGMASVQSEKWASLIKDDFLRQSLERIAACKTNDELGALLCEESMMDILQMVGYRGVPSKETLSSVPEIQRSFVITGIARTLTTIDQMITGLASFGALDYIRSHKNVMKPLFTLDGARHFQPTPELFIEGLNVLFSEEGSNHKASEIDVFKNFCDFVQDLGTTQGGLVKLYKFITGSDSLTPLGLERVITVHFKHFCMSDCKCRPTASTCDPSINLPVHYRDMLAFEEVMTSALEEGLGFGLI from the exons ATGGTTTTTTGCCAGGCTTGTGGAACAAAAGCGATTCAAAATGGAAAGTTCTGCCACAGCTGTGGGATGGAGTTAAACG GCACACCAGTGCCAGGTGACGTAAAATCGTTGTCGTTCGATGactacaaaaaaaagaaagaagacgaAAGACGTTCAAAGTTTAAAAAGGCAAACACCAAAGACACCAAACGACCTGCAGCTCAAAAAAGCACCAATGAAGTGGCAAAAGTTCAAGTCGGCCTGGTTACGAGCAGTCCCGATTCGGaccatttgaaaaaaatgaaaggaaggACAATCCCCGTTCTGATCGATACTCGTGCAGACGCTTCCACCCTCCTCCACACTGCTGTTGAGAAGCATGGCAGGCATTTCAAACAATTTAGTAAGCATTTTGACTATGTCCTGTTATATCCTGATATGTCTGTTGTGCAAAATTTACCTGCCAGCAACACACCTTTCACAGTCGAGAAATACAAGCGTGACTTGCTCAAGCCCTACTCTAAGATGTACTTTTGGCTTTGTGCCAAAGATGATTTTGAGAGTGCTAACAATGTTACCAGCAGCGATAGTGAAGATGACATGCTTACCAAACATGCATTTGAAGCTTCCTATAATAGTTCCAATGTGGCTTGTGATGTGCCGGTGTTAACTCCTCCTGAAGTAGCAATCAGATCCACTTGTCCTGATCTCCTGAACAAAGCATCAACATCCAGCACAAGTTATCATCAGTGCCCAACCTGTTTGGAGCTTTTCCCTCAAAGTGAAATCGAGGTTCATGCTGATGCTTGTGCAGAGGCTTGGGTGGACCCAATAGGAGACCTCGATGAGGTAGATGACGCACCGCCAAATGAGGTAGAACCTATAGAAGATGCTACTGGCACCCTAAGAGAGCCATTAGACATTAATCTGGAAACTCTCAGGAATGAGGTTTCCAATTTGAGACGTTTATGTCAGTGCGAACTGACAAACAGAGTGTCTATAAGGCGTCGTCTAATATTCCAGGATTACATGGATACCAGGAAGAAGAAATGGTTCAAACCAAAAGCCATGCTTAAAGTTACATATGTTGGAGAACCTGCAGTGGATGATGGTGGTCCAAAACGTGAATTTTTTACag AAATCTTTGGTCATATCAGACGGACACTCTTCAGTGATGATGGTGTCCCCAATGCAGACATGAGAGCTCTTGCCAATGATGAGTTCAAGGCAGTAGGGGAACTCATGGCATGTTCCCTTATTCAAGGAGGGCCTGCACCCTGTTTTTTGTCTGTGAATGTGTATGACTATCTTATCGATGGCATGGCAAGCGTGCAAAGTGAGAAGTGGGCTTCACTCATCAAAGATGATTTCCTGAGGCAGTCACTGGAAAGG ATAGCTGCGTGTAAAACTAATGATGAGCTTGGAGCACTTCTCTGTGAAGAATCTATGATGGACATCCTTCAGATGGTTGGGTATCGTGGGGTACCATCCAAGGAGACCTTGAGTTCTGTGCCAGAAATTCAAAG ATCATTTGTGATCACTGGAATAGCCAGGACACTGACCACTATTGACCAAATGATTACTGGCCTTGCTTCTTTTGGAGCCTTGGACTATATCAGAAGTCACAAAAATGTCATGAAGCCATTGTTTACCTTGGATGGAGCACGACATTTTCAGCCAACACCCGAGCTTTTCATTGAAGGCCTTAATGTCTTGTTCAGTGAGGAGGGGAGCAATCATAAAGCTTCTGAAATAGATGTGTTCAAAAACTTCTGTGACTTTGTGCAAGATCTTGGGACAACACAAG GAGGACTTGTCAAACTCTACAAGTTTATCACCGGCAGCGATAGCCTTACACCATTGGGACTGGAGAGGGTGATTACAGTGCATTTCAAGCATTTTTGTATGAGTGACTGTAAATGCAGGCCCACAGCTTCTACTTGTGATCCAAGTATTAATCTGCCAGTCCATTACAGAGACATGCTAGCCTTTGAAGAAGTAATGACTTCTGCTCTGGAAGAAGGCTTAGGCTTTGGTTTAATATGA